From a single Flavobacteriales bacterium genomic region:
- a CDS encoding MBL fold metallo-hydrolase, with product MNLHVIDTGFFKLDGGAMFGVVPRTVWEKRHAPDANNLCTWAMRCLLIEEGDRLILIDNGIGDKQDAKFFGHYDLHGDDSLDSSLKRAGFSTDEITDVFLTHLHFDHCGGSIKRQGELLVPAFKNATYWSNADHWEWATKPNPREKASFLKENILPIEESGQLKLVPASRAKADENVFVKDVFHSVDILTVNGHTDAMMIPHIAYKGRTLVYMADLLPSVHHIPLPWVMAYDTRPLLTMTEKAAFLERAADDQLVLFFEHDATNQCATLERTEKGIRLKETFPLSAL from the coding sequence ATGAATCTACATGTGATCGATACGGGTTTCTTCAAACTCGATGGTGGTGCCATGTTCGGTGTGGTGCCCAGGACCGTTTGGGAGAAACGTCATGCACCAGATGCGAATAACCTCTGCACATGGGCCATGCGCTGCCTCTTGATCGAAGAAGGAGATCGACTGATCCTGATCGACAACGGGATCGGCGATAAGCAGGATGCAAAATTCTTCGGGCATTACGACCTGCATGGTGATGACTCACTTGATAGCTCATTGAAAAGAGCGGGATTCAGCACCGATGAGATCACGGATGTTTTTCTTACCCATTTGCACTTTGATCATTGCGGTGGCTCCATCAAAAGGCAAGGCGAACTGCTTGTTCCGGCCTTTAAGAACGCTACCTATTGGAGCAATGCCGATCACTGGGAATGGGCCACAAAGCCGAATCCGCGCGAAAAGGCCAGCTTTCTGAAGGAGAACATTCTTCCGATCGAAGAGAGTGGACAATTGAAACTGGTGCCTGCTTCGCGTGCGAAAGCTGACGAGAATGTGTTCGTGAAGGATGTATTCCATTCCGTGGATATACTTACCGTGAACGGCCATACCGATGCCATGATGATACCACACATTGCATACAAAGGGCGAACACTGGTATACATGGCCGATCTATTGCCGAGCGTGCATCACATACCGTTGCCTTGGGTAATGGCCTATGACACGCGGCCTCTGTTGACCATGACGGAGAAAGCTGCATTTCTTGAACGTGCTGCGGATGATCAACTGGTTCTCTTTTTCGAGCACGATGCGACCAACCAATGCGCAACACTGGAGCGCACGGAGAAAGGGATCCGCTTGAAAGAAACCTTCCCGCTTAGCGCATTATAG